A genomic window from Silvibacterium dinghuense includes:
- the lepB gene encoding signal peptidase I, giving the protein MPGNAIPAEEQPSAAQKPPHVLHVIYPSPFEAVRSLLTIIVVALFALTFILQPFRIPSESMERTLLVGDFLLVNKTIYGGTSSIWRHLLPYKDVADGDIVVFHFPLNPPEHVVKRVVGVPGDRIRFVNGVVYRNGKALTEPHAVYETAEEDSFRDQFPAGGYTNPGIDPHWFQHLRAEVQNGELVVPADSYFVLGDNRNHSRDSRYWGFVPRENIVGRPFLIYFSLRQPSTTDLPEFPQVRAGQAANDKLGHEEVANRIADFARWSRMLRIVR; this is encoded by the coding sequence ATGCCCGGCAATGCCATTCCGGCCGAAGAGCAGCCATCCGCTGCGCAGAAGCCTCCGCATGTGCTGCATGTCATCTACCCCTCGCCGTTCGAGGCGGTGCGCTCGCTGCTAACCATCATCGTCGTCGCGCTCTTTGCGCTGACGTTCATCCTGCAGCCCTTCCGGATTCCCTCCGAATCCATGGAGCGGACGCTTCTGGTTGGCGATTTCCTGCTGGTGAACAAGACGATTTATGGCGGGACATCCAGCATCTGGCGTCACCTGCTGCCCTATAAGGATGTTGCTGACGGCGATATCGTGGTCTTCCATTTCCCCCTGAATCCGCCCGAGCATGTGGTCAAGCGGGTGGTCGGCGTACCGGGCGACCGCATCCGGTTCGTGAACGGCGTGGTGTATCGCAACGGCAAGGCGCTTACCGAGCCGCATGCCGTGTATGAGACCGCCGAGGAGGATAGCTTCCGCGATCAGTTTCCGGCAGGCGGTTATACGAACCCCGGTATCGATCCGCACTGGTTCCAGCACCTGCGCGCGGAGGTACAGAACGGCGAACTGGTGGTTCCGGCGGACAGCTACTTTGTGCTGGGGGACAATCGTAACCACAGCCGCGACAGCCGCTATTGGGGCTTTGTGCCGCGGGAGAACATTGTGGGGCGGCCATTCCTGATCTATTTTTCGCTGCGCCAGCCTTCGACGACCGACCTGCCGGAGTTTCCTCAGGTCCGGGCCGGCCAGGCGGCGAATGATAAACTCGGACACGAGGAAGTAGCCAACAGGATCGCGGATTTTGCGCGCTGGAGCCGCATGCTGCGCATCGTGCGCTAG
- the rnc gene encoding ribonuclease III has product MSRQDAENSGRSGSQFSDLEHRLGHCFERSGLLARALTHRSLAYEQNLAHAVAPAGKVAASQPEPVHDPSSDNEQLEFLGDAVLGFLAAEELCQRYPGLDEGQLTRLRAELVSRRHLGEVAIGLKLGDSMLLGKGEERSGGRKKHALLANCMEAVIAALYLDAGLEFTRQFVIREVIAPSVEELRGRLLGGGSIGDHKSALQERVQAQKLGQPEYQVRAESGPDHRKKFLVEVSIAGEQGRPLARGSGNTKKKAEQEAARRALLRLEREAQGLAGDDPELDGDEEPEALLERQR; this is encoded by the coding sequence GTGTCACGCCAGGATGCGGAAAACAGTGGCCGGTCCGGAAGCCAGTTTAGTGACCTGGAGCACCGGCTGGGTCATTGCTTCGAGCGCTCCGGGCTGCTGGCTCGCGCTCTGACCCACCGCTCGCTCGCGTATGAGCAGAATCTGGCTCATGCTGTCGCTCCCGCCGGGAAGGTCGCGGCCAGCCAGCCGGAGCCTGTGCACGATCCATCCTCGGACAATGAGCAGCTCGAATTTCTGGGCGACGCGGTGCTAGGCTTTCTCGCCGCGGAGGAGCTGTGCCAGCGCTATCCCGGTCTGGATGAAGGGCAGCTGACGCGGCTGCGCGCCGAACTGGTCAGCCGGCGGCATCTGGGCGAAGTGGCGATTGGTCTCAAGCTGGGCGATTCCATGTTGCTGGGCAAGGGAGAAGAGCGCAGCGGAGGGCGGAAGAAGCATGCGCTGCTGGCCAATTGCATGGAGGCGGTGATTGCGGCTCTCTATCTCGACGCGGGGCTGGAATTCACGCGGCAGTTCGTGATTCGCGAAGTGATTGCTCCGTCGGTAGAGGAACTGCGCGGGCGCCTGTTGGGCGGCGGCAGCATCGGCGATCACAAGTCAGCATTGCAGGAACGGGTGCAGGCGCAGAAGCTGGGACAGCCGGAGTACCAGGTGCGGGCGGAAAGCGGCCCCGACCATCGGAAGAAGTTTCTTGTGGAAGTAAGTATCGCCGGCGAGCAGGGGCGTCCATTGGCGCGCGGCTCGGGCAATACCAAGAAGAAGGCCGAGCAGGAGGCCGCGCGGCGTGCGCTGCTGCGCCTGGAGCGCGAGGCGCAAGGGCTCGCCGGAGATGATCCGGAGCTGGATGGGGATGAGGAGCCGGAAGCTCTGCTGGAGCGTCAGCGGTGA